A stretch of Desulfotalea psychrophila LSv54 DNA encodes these proteins:
- a CDS encoding NADH:flavin oxidoreductase, with the protein MSELFELAKINGLELKNRFIRSATYEAMAGLDGRVTDQLLLYMANLAQGELGLIISGHTHVTLEGQAGPRQMGIYSDEMIEGLQRFTATVHENGGLIAAQLAHAGLRAIGRNEYAPLSPSDLFAGSLKVASEMTVDDIARTVKAFGDAGQRAVAAGFDAIQIHAAHGYLLSQFLSPHYNTRDDLYGGSLENRARFLIQVYEEIRQRVGTSFPIMVKINSEDFLPGGITTEEVLKVCQMLEESGIDAIEMSGGTLESEELIPSRVGTATSAEREVYYRKAAEAFRKKKIAVPLILVGGFLSLYIAEEVVASGLADFVALSRALVREPHLVKRWAAGDRKKATCISCNKCFLTLAMPEGLYCAVEKKARRK; encoded by the coding sequence ATGTCTGAACTATTTGAATTGGCAAAGATAAATGGACTGGAGCTAAAAAATCGTTTTATCAGATCGGCAACCTATGAGGCCATGGCAGGTCTTGATGGCAGGGTGACTGATCAACTTTTGCTCTATATGGCAAATCTTGCTCAGGGGGAGCTGGGACTCATCATTAGCGGGCACACTCATGTGACTCTGGAAGGGCAGGCTGGTCCCAGGCAGATGGGCATATACTCCGATGAGATGATCGAGGGTTTGCAGAGGTTTACCGCCACGGTTCATGAAAATGGTGGCCTCATTGCTGCCCAACTGGCTCATGCTGGCCTACGGGCTATTGGCAGAAATGAATATGCGCCCTTGAGTCCTTCAGATCTCTTTGCGGGCAGCCTGAAGGTTGCCTCAGAGATGACCGTTGACGATATAGCCAGAACGGTCAAGGCCTTTGGCGATGCGGGGCAGAGGGCCGTTGCAGCAGGCTTTGATGCGATCCAGATCCATGCGGCCCATGGTTACTTGCTCAGCCAGTTTTTATCCCCCCACTATAATACCAGAGATGATCTCTACGGTGGTAGCTTGGAGAATCGGGCCCGCTTTCTCATCCAGGTTTATGAGGAGATCAGGCAAAGAGTCGGAACCTCATTTCCAATCATGGTGAAGATCAATTCCGAGGATTTCCTCCCTGGCGGAATCACGACGGAGGAGGTACTAAAGGTATGCCAGATGCTTGAGGAGAGTGGGATAGATGCCATCGAGATGAGTGGTGGCACCCTTGAATCTGAGGAGCTTATTCCCTCTAGGGTCGGTACGGCAACGTCAGCTGAACGAGAGGTTTACTATAGAAAGGCAGCCGAGGCCTTTAGAAAGAAGAAGATAGCTGTGCCGCTTATTCTGGTGGGCGGGTTTCTCTCCCTCTATATTGCCGAAGAGGTGGTAGCATCAGGGCTAGCCGACTTTGTGGCCCTTTCAAGGGCCCTTGTTAGAGAACCGCATCTTGTTAAGAGATGGGCGGCAGGAGATAGAAAAAAGGCAACCTGTATTTCATGCAATAAGTGCTTTTTAACCCTTGCCATGCCGGAGGGCCTGTACTGTGCCGTTGAAAAAAAGGCCAGACGTAAATGA
- a CDS encoding RidA family protein encodes MKVQIKTDKAPNAVGPYSQAIKSGNTLYISGQLPINPETGKMCEGSIEDCTRQSLNNLKAVVEEAGGTLDQVVKTTVFLADLKDFVRANIVYAEFFSEPFPARSAFEVAKLPLDGCIEIEAIVNL; translated from the coding sequence ATGAAAGTCCAAATCAAAACAGATAAAGCACCAAATGCCGTAGGACCATACTCCCAGGCAATCAAAAGTGGCAATACCCTCTACATTTCAGGACAACTACCAATAAATCCTGAAACCGGAAAAATGTGCGAGGGAAGCATCGAGGATTGCACTCGTCAATCCCTTAACAACCTCAAAGCAGTAGTGGAAGAGGCTGGCGGAACCTTGGATCAAGTTGTTAAAACAACCGTTTTTCTAGCAGATTTGAAAGATTTTGTCCGAGCAAACATCGTTTATGCAGAATTTTTCTCCGAGCCTTTTCCTGCTCGAAGTGCCTTTGAAGTGGCCAAACTTCCCCTTGATGGTTGCATTGAAATTGAGGCAATTGTCAATTTATAA
- the rsgA gene encoding ribosome small subunit-dependent GTPase A produces the protein MSEDALLSELGWSAYWQNLFDSHTGENIPARVIRGDRGSMLVATTNGVLRAKPSARFLKANKGTTKLPVVGDWLVAFPSDTPNVLLFEAVLKRKSLITRGSAGKTSGAQALAANIDTVFIVHPIAEEPNLRRMERELSVAWDSGATPVVLLTKADLAADPDATLEMVKSVAMGVKIALVNSKTAEAAELLRSYITGYLTAVLIGPSGAGKSTLVNSLAGTERQATGAVREGDGKGRHTTVARELIQISGHGIIIDTPGIRAIGLTGSTEGISQVFPDIEELSHSCRFRDCSHTEETGCAVTAAAESGQLSLERLASYLKLVQEVQEAAQKEEAQLRAIEKRKGHATAKGSKKRIKRG, from the coding sequence TTGAGCGAAGATGCTTTGCTTTCAGAGTTAGGGTGGTCAGCGTATTGGCAGAACCTTTTTGACTCCCATACGGGAGAGAATATACCAGCACGAGTTATCCGCGGCGATCGTGGCAGTATGCTCGTTGCCACCACAAACGGCGTGCTTCGGGCAAAGCCATCTGCTCGCTTTCTTAAGGCCAACAAGGGGACGACCAAGCTGCCCGTCGTAGGCGACTGGTTAGTGGCCTTTCCCTCCGACACCCCCAATGTTCTCCTCTTTGAGGCCGTACTCAAGCGCAAGAGTCTTATCACCCGGGGAAGTGCCGGCAAGACATCCGGAGCCCAGGCTCTGGCTGCGAACATTGACACGGTCTTCATCGTCCATCCCATCGCCGAAGAGCCTAATCTTCGCCGTATGGAGCGCGAACTTTCTGTTGCCTGGGATTCAGGTGCCACCCCCGTTGTTCTCCTAACAAAGGCAGATCTGGCAGCAGATCCAGACGCAACCCTGGAAATGGTCAAATCCGTTGCCATGGGGGTGAAAATAGCCTTGGTAAATTCAAAAACAGCAGAGGCAGCAGAGCTACTGCGAAGCTATATCACAGGCTACTTAACCGCTGTTCTCATCGGCCCCTCGGGTGCCGGCAAATCGACCTTGGTAAATTCACTGGCCGGAACAGAGCGTCAGGCAACGGGGGCGGTCCGTGAAGGAGACGGCAAGGGCAGACATACAACGGTTGCCCGTGAACTCATTCAAATTAGCGGCCACGGTATCATCATTGACACCCCAGGAATCCGGGCCATCGGTTTGACCGGATCAACAGAGGGGATCAGTCAAGTCTTCCCGGATATTGAAGAGCTCTCCCACTCCTGTAGGTTTCGAGACTGTAGTCATACCGAAGAGACAGGTTGCGCCGTCACGGCAGCAGCTGAGTCCGGACAGCTCTCCCTGGAACGTCTCGCCAGCTATCTCAAGCTTGTTCAGGAAGTTCAGGAAGCAGCCCAAAAAGAAGAGGCCCAGCTCCGAGCCATCGAAAAACGTAAAGGCCATGCCACCGCCAAGGGTAGCAAAAAAAGAATTAAACGCGGCTAG
- a CDS encoding sigma-54 interaction domain-containing protein has translation MLLSLQKQIQYYADTISKVTGFEVEVVDTNLIRIAGTGDYSKNIGKSIKKAGNLLKATLKSTKPLFIENPRKNSICKGCQTKEQCHELLSICAPISDGKNTYGAMELICFSEEIRKKLIPQRDVYVNFLQLLTSSIAAHVLEKHAQKNLNDLFDAMSEVIEINNRGTMICDTNGKVVFKNARAQEILHKTLNSNFENFSLTATGVTFSDLDEFIIRQGDRQQLLAGKRVKLDSKTSRFSSVFIFDTIQSVISLSSGPSSPEDASLQHIIGNSPLIRTLKSQIQATSDTNSSVLISGESGTGKELVARAIHFSGNRNKEPFVAINCGAIPDTLLESELFGYVGGAFTGASKQGQIGKFELAAGGVIFLDEISSMPLYLQVKLLRVLQERTITRLGAANPISVDIRIIAACNDNLHEMMLQNKFRNDLYYRLNVIPIETPPLRNRMEDLTLLIKHFTNKYCDLFNKDQIFLSKNIRQRMEKYLWPGNIRELENAIEYLVNIADKKGKIDETSIYSGFLVNPENLGTTIPLSPNNHPPVIPLKELEFQAITRAIALYGDSTEGKRQAAKSLGISLATLYRKTSTY, from the coding sequence GTGTTACTCAGTCTGCAAAAACAAATTCAATATTACGCTGATACAATATCCAAGGTAACTGGTTTTGAAGTTGAAGTTGTTGATACCAACCTCATCAGAATTGCAGGCACTGGGGATTACTCAAAAAACATTGGGAAAAGCATAAAAAAAGCAGGTAATCTTCTCAAAGCCACACTGAAAAGTACCAAACCTCTTTTTATTGAAAACCCCAGGAAAAATAGCATATGCAAGGGTTGCCAAACCAAAGAACAATGCCATGAGCTCCTCTCTATCTGTGCCCCCATTTCCGACGGAAAAAACACCTATGGGGCAATGGAACTCATCTGCTTCTCTGAAGAGATTCGAAAAAAACTTATTCCGCAAAGAGATGTTTATGTAAATTTCCTCCAATTACTCACTAGCAGTATCGCAGCCCATGTACTTGAAAAACATGCTCAAAAAAATCTTAACGATCTTTTTGATGCAATGTCAGAGGTCATAGAGATAAACAACCGTGGCACCATGATTTGTGACACAAACGGAAAAGTTGTTTTCAAAAACGCCAGAGCCCAAGAAATTTTGCACAAAACCCTTAATTCTAATTTTGAGAATTTCTCCCTGACAGCCACAGGCGTGACATTCTCCGACCTTGACGAATTCATCATAAGACAAGGAGATAGGCAACAGCTACTGGCAGGAAAAAGGGTTAAGCTCGATTCCAAGACAAGCAGATTCTCCTCTGTTTTTATCTTTGATACCATCCAATCTGTTATATCTTTATCCTCAGGACCAAGTTCCCCGGAAGATGCATCACTACAGCATATTATCGGAAACTCTCCTCTTATTAGAACATTAAAAAGCCAAATACAGGCAACCTCAGACACCAACTCATCGGTTCTTATCTCTGGCGAAAGTGGCACAGGAAAAGAGCTGGTTGCCCGAGCTATTCATTTTTCTGGCAATAGAAACAAGGAGCCTTTTGTTGCCATTAACTGCGGAGCCATCCCTGATACCTTACTTGAAAGTGAGCTCTTTGGTTATGTTGGTGGAGCCTTCACAGGGGCATCCAAACAAGGTCAAATTGGCAAGTTTGAGCTTGCGGCAGGTGGCGTAATTTTCCTCGATGAGATATCTTCTATGCCCCTTTATTTGCAAGTAAAATTGCTCAGGGTTCTGCAGGAAAGAACCATCACCCGACTCGGGGCTGCAAACCCTATCTCGGTGGACATTCGTATAATCGCCGCATGTAATGATAATCTCCACGAGATGATGCTGCAAAATAAGTTCAGAAACGACCTTTATTATCGCCTCAATGTTATTCCCATTGAAACACCTCCACTTCGAAATCGAATGGAAGATCTCACCTTACTCATCAAACATTTTACAAATAAATACTGTGATTTATTTAACAAAGACCAGATTTTTCTCTCTAAAAACATTAGGCAACGTATGGAAAAATACCTCTGGCCCGGCAACATCAGAGAGCTTGAAAATGCCATAGAATACCTTGTTAACATTGCAGACAAGAAGGGAAAAATAGATGAAACCTCCATCTATTCAGGCTTTTTAGTAAACCCCGAAAACCTAGGCACCACCATACCCCTCAGCCCAAATAACCACCCCCCGGTAATACCTCTCAAAGAGTTAGAGTTCCAAGCAATTACAAGAGCTATTGCCCTGTACGGTGACTCCACCGAAGGAAAAAGACAGGCCGCTAAAAGTCTTGGCATCAGCCTCGCAACGCTATACCGCAAAACAAGTACCTATTAA
- a CDS encoding BCCT family transporter translates to MSKDIQQKAHAGPELKQGKLLFASTMSFIVLVVLCGALFPDLLYKAGITTMKYLTDRFGWVYMAGSFIYVMVMFFFAFSKYGNIKLGPDDATPDFSTFSWMGMLFSAGMGTVMLYWGVAEPVYHYIHPLATTGLAPLSPEAAEFAMKQSFIHQGIQAWAAFSVVGLILGYMMYRKGETNLISNILIPWGRDKANGPLGKAINLICIFGAIAGISTSLGQTGLSLSVSFKYLFGTPDSDLVKIVVVATIAIITIFCTTAGLEKGIKVLSDYNVYLLVGILILVGLVGPTTKMFNVYFDTIGNYMNSFFSDALMLPTFAADKETSWITGWPIYYYAWAIAWAPFVGPFIARVSKGRTVREFILGSMILPCLGIFIWVAFFGTIGLESSPEVIKAAAASSKAATFIVLESLPFGKVISVGVVLALFTCFITSINSSTYTLSSMSSDGDPNPSNRMKIIWTIAQAAMALTLMLGVKNGIDLLQSISLIFALPLMFVLFLCIISTFKQFREEFK, encoded by the coding sequence ATGTCTAAAGATATACAACAAAAAGCTCATGCAGGCCCCGAACTCAAGCAGGGCAAATTGCTTTTCGCTAGCACAATGTCTTTCATTGTTCTTGTTGTTCTTTGTGGAGCGCTCTTCCCCGATTTGCTTTACAAAGCAGGAATAACAACAATGAAATACCTAACTGATAGATTTGGTTGGGTATATATGGCAGGCTCATTTATTTATGTGATGGTGATGTTTTTCTTCGCATTTAGCAAATACGGAAATATTAAGCTTGGGCCAGATGATGCCACCCCTGATTTTTCGACATTTTCCTGGATGGGTATGCTTTTTTCAGCGGGAATGGGAACAGTAATGCTCTATTGGGGTGTTGCTGAGCCAGTATATCACTATATACACCCCTTAGCGACAACAGGGCTCGCACCACTTTCACCAGAAGCTGCTGAATTTGCAATGAAGCAAAGCTTTATCCACCAAGGCATACAAGCCTGGGCTGCTTTTTCTGTAGTAGGACTGATCCTCGGCTATATGATGTACCGTAAGGGTGAAACCAATCTCATCAGTAACATCTTGATTCCCTGGGGACGTGATAAGGCAAATGGCCCCTTAGGTAAAGCTATCAACCTTATCTGTATCTTCGGTGCAATCGCAGGGATTTCAACATCACTCGGCCAAACAGGTCTCTCGTTAAGTGTTAGTTTTAAATACCTTTTCGGCACACCAGATTCCGATCTGGTGAAAATTGTAGTAGTCGCAACAATAGCAATAATTACAATATTTTGTACAACAGCAGGACTAGAGAAAGGTATCAAAGTACTCTCTGACTACAATGTGTATCTGCTCGTTGGCATACTCATATTGGTGGGATTAGTCGGTCCTACCACCAAAATGTTTAACGTCTACTTCGATACAATTGGCAACTACATGAACAGCTTCTTTTCAGATGCCTTGATGCTGCCAACATTTGCCGCTGATAAAGAGACTTCATGGATAACAGGATGGCCTATTTACTACTATGCATGGGCTATCGCCTGGGCTCCTTTTGTTGGACCATTCATCGCTCGGGTTTCAAAGGGTAGAACTGTTCGCGAATTCATCCTTGGTTCTATGATCTTGCCATGTCTTGGAATTTTCATCTGGGTAGCATTCTTTGGAACCATCGGCCTCGAATCGTCGCCTGAGGTGATAAAAGCTGCAGCTGCTTCTTCTAAAGCAGCAACCTTTATCGTTCTCGAAAGCTTACCTTTCGGTAAAGTAATTTCCGTTGGAGTTGTACTGGCTCTTTTTACCTGTTTTATCACTTCAATTAACAGCTCAACATATACACTGAGTAGTATGAGTTCTGATGGTGACCCAAACCCTAGCAATAGAATGAAAATAATTTGGACAATTGCCCAAGCTGCTATGGCATTGACTCTTATGTTAGGGGTAAAAAACGGCATTGATTTACTACAAAGTATAAGCCTGATTTTTGCTCTGCCCCTTATGTTTGTTCTGTTCTTATGTATAATCAGTACATTCAAACAGTTCAGAGAAGAATTTAAATAG
- a CDS encoding iron-containing alcohol dehydrogenase, whose product MLDFNFRNPTNILFGRGKIATINEHISPGSRVLILYGGGSVRANGTLAQATAALAGYTLFEFSGIEPNPSYETLMKAVELVQDESIDFLLAVGGGSVIDGTKFVAAAALFEGEPWSILLDRGASIERALPMGTVLTLPATGSEMNRGAVVTRRALQAKLVFHSSHVFPQFSVLDPEKTYSLPLKQISNGVVDAYVHVMEQYLTYPVNAMVQDRFAEGLLLTLLEVGPRALADPEDYDLRANLMWSATMGLNGLIGAGVPQDWATHMIGHELTAAHGLDHAQTLAIILPSLLTVCQEDKWAKLLQYAERVWGLKGGGEETRIEAAIALTRKFFEQMRIKTHLSDYGIGEESIPRLLQQLETHGMVALGERQSVTLDVSKKILEMSL is encoded by the coding sequence ATGCTAGATTTTAATTTTAGAAATCCCACCAATATTCTTTTTGGCAGGGGCAAGATAGCTACCATTAATGAGCATATTTCTCCAGGCAGTCGCGTGTTGATCCTCTATGGGGGAGGCAGCGTCAGGGCCAACGGAACATTGGCTCAGGCCACTGCGGCTTTGGCTGGTTATACTCTCTTTGAGTTTAGCGGTATAGAGCCCAATCCATCCTATGAAACGCTGATGAAGGCGGTCGAGCTGGTACAGGATGAGTCTATTGATTTTCTTCTGGCTGTGGGCGGCGGTTCTGTTATTGACGGCACAAAATTTGTGGCTGCGGCGGCCCTCTTTGAAGGGGAGCCATGGTCGATTCTTCTCGATAGGGGGGCATCCATAGAAAGGGCTCTGCCCATGGGCACGGTACTTACCTTGCCGGCTACGGGATCAGAGATGAATCGCGGGGCAGTGGTGACTCGTAGAGCGCTGCAGGCAAAGTTGGTTTTTCACAGCTCTCATGTCTTCCCTCAGTTTTCTGTGCTGGACCCTGAAAAAACATATAGCCTACCATTAAAGCAGATCAGTAATGGAGTGGTTGATGCCTATGTGCATGTGATGGAGCAGTATCTGACCTATCCAGTCAATGCTATGGTGCAGGATAGATTTGCCGAGGGGCTTTTGCTCACCTTGCTTGAGGTGGGGCCAAGGGCGCTTGCAGATCCAGAAGATTATGATTTGCGTGCCAACCTGATGTGGTCTGCCACCATGGGTCTAAATGGCCTAATTGGGGCGGGGGTTCCTCAGGATTGGGCTACCCATATGATCGGCCATGAACTGACTGCAGCCCATGGCCTTGATCATGCCCAGACTCTGGCGATTATTCTGCCCAGTCTCTTGACTGTATGTCAGGAGGATAAGTGGGCAAAGTTACTTCAGTATGCCGAGCGCGTTTGGGGATTGAAGGGGGGAGGCGAGGAGACGCGGATTGAAGCTGCCATTGCTCTCACCCGTAAATTCTTTGAGCAGATGCGGATAAAGACTCACCTCTCTGATTATGGTATTGGTGAGGAGAGTATCCCAAGGCTGTTGCAGCAGTTGGAAACCCATGGGATGGTGGCCTTGGGTGAGCGTCAGTCAGTCACCCTGGATGTGAGTAAGAAAATTTTAGAGATGAGCCTCTAA
- the dpaL gene encoding diaminopropionate ammonia-lyase produces the protein MSSVRIKFNENPIAPLKGTEVSLLSKEVAEKVRDFHQTFPSYQPTPLAKLDQLAEHLGLGSILIKDESYRFGLNAFKVLGGSYAVGKILAEMLGKDISEVSCSDLSSKETSDKIGDITFASTTDGNHGRGLAWAAKEFNKKAIIYMPKGSAPIRRDNIQALGSDCTITELNYDDCVRMAWDKAQQEGWITVQDTAWDGYEDIPNTIMQGYTTLALEALEQMQAQGIERPTHVLLQAGVGCFAGAMIGFFMSAFGKDCPKFIIVEPDAANCFYVSACANDGKPHTVEGDLLTLMAGLACGEPNKTSWEMLRDYPVAYASCSDDIAATGMRVLGAPIKGDPQVTSGESGAATTGFLHWVMTSEEGKEAREKLGLDLNAQVLCISTEGDTSPELYRDVLWHGRDNL, from the coding sequence TTGTCTAGTGTTAGAATTAAATTTAATGAAAATCCAATAGCTCCATTAAAAGGGACAGAGGTCTCCCTTCTCAGTAAAGAAGTAGCTGAGAAAGTTAGAGACTTCCACCAAACCTTTCCATCCTACCAGCCAACACCCTTGGCTAAACTTGACCAACTTGCTGAACACCTTGGGCTTGGATCAATCCTGATAAAAGATGAATCCTATCGCTTTGGTCTCAACGCCTTCAAGGTACTTGGCGGTTCCTACGCCGTAGGAAAAATACTCGCTGAAATGCTTGGCAAAGATATCTCCGAAGTAAGCTGTTCTGACCTGAGTTCTAAAGAGACCTCGGACAAAATTGGCGATATCACCTTCGCATCTACAACAGATGGGAATCATGGACGAGGCCTGGCATGGGCGGCTAAAGAGTTTAATAAAAAAGCCATTATCTACATGCCAAAGGGTTCTGCTCCCATCCGTCGCGACAATATCCAAGCCCTTGGCTCCGACTGCACCATAACAGAACTCAATTACGACGACTGTGTTCGCATGGCCTGGGACAAAGCACAACAGGAGGGATGGATCACAGTACAAGATACAGCTTGGGATGGATACGAGGACATTCCGAATACAATTATGCAGGGATACACAACCCTTGCCCTTGAGGCATTAGAACAGATGCAGGCACAGGGTATTGAACGTCCCACCCATGTTTTACTCCAGGCTGGAGTTGGCTGTTTTGCAGGAGCGATGATCGGTTTTTTCATGTCTGCCTTCGGCAAAGATTGCCCTAAATTCATCATCGTAGAGCCCGATGCCGCGAACTGTTTTTATGTTTCTGCCTGCGCAAACGACGGAAAACCTCACACTGTTGAAGGTGACCTCCTCACCCTTATGGCCGGACTCGCCTGCGGTGAACCCAACAAAACCAGCTGGGAAATGCTTCGAGATTATCCCGTCGCCTATGCGTCTTGCTCCGACGATATTGCCGCAACGGGAATGAGAGTTTTGGGAGCTCCAATAAAAGGAGATCCACAGGTGACCTCCGGAGAATCAGGAGCCGCAACAACAGGCTTTCTTCACTGGGTAATGACCAGCGAAGAGGGAAAAGAGGCCCGGGAAAAGCTTGGCCTCGACCTGAATGCACAGGTGCTCTGCATCAGCACCGAAGGTGATACCTCCCCTGAATTGTACAGGGATGTTTTATGGCACGGACGCGACAACCTATAA
- a CDS encoding M24 family metallopeptidase has translation MTIREFGFDDAEFEARTAKMQAVMREKKLDAVFLTTEPNIRYYTGYYTQFWESPTRPWFLIIPTEGKPIAVIPGIGASGMAATWIDDIRTWSSPAPEDDGISLVAGVLNALPTKYGRVGATLGLQSYLRMPTTDYLNLSTRLQGKEFVDIALEMHRLRSVKSPAEIAKIRKACVITNNAFDRIPLHARVGQTERDICRQMRIDMLEDGAEFVKYLISGSGPDGYDSIIMGPTSRNIERGDVLIIDVGCVYDGYFSDFDRNFAFGECSVETKKAYECVYEATSAGFAAAHPGATTTDIYNAMWAVMEAGGALGNEVGRLGHGLGSQLTEWPSNTATDNTPLVPGMVITLEPGMTYAKGKDMVHEEDIVITEDGAEWLTRRASEQITIIT, from the coding sequence ATGACCATAAGAGAATTCGGTTTTGACGATGCAGAATTTGAAGCACGAACAGCTAAGATGCAGGCAGTTATGCGCGAGAAAAAACTCGATGCAGTTTTCCTCACCACCGAACCAAACATTCGATATTATACAGGTTACTACACACAATTTTGGGAAAGCCCTACCCGCCCATGGTTTCTCATAATTCCCACAGAGGGCAAGCCTATTGCTGTTATCCCGGGTATTGGGGCAAGCGGTATGGCGGCTACATGGATTGATGACATTAGAACCTGGTCATCCCCTGCCCCGGAAGACGACGGTATCTCCCTGGTCGCTGGAGTTCTCAACGCCCTTCCTACCAAATACGGTAGAGTTGGTGCAACACTCGGTCTTCAATCATATTTACGTATGCCAACCACCGACTATCTCAATCTCTCTACCCGCCTACAGGGAAAAGAGTTCGTTGACATTGCCCTTGAAATGCATCGATTGCGTTCAGTTAAATCTCCTGCCGAAATCGCCAAAATTCGAAAGGCGTGCGTAATTACCAACAATGCCTTTGATCGTATTCCCCTACATGCCCGTGTTGGTCAAACAGAAAGAGATATCTGCCGGCAAATGCGTATCGATATGTTGGAAGATGGGGCCGAATTTGTCAAATACCTCATCTCTGGTTCCGGTCCAGACGGCTATGACAGCATCATTATGGGACCTACCTCCCGCAATATTGAGAGAGGAGATGTGCTTATCATCGATGTTGGTTGCGTTTATGACGGTTATTTTTCTGATTTTGATCGCAACTTCGCCTTTGGTGAATGCAGCGTTGAAACCAAAAAAGCCTACGAATGCGTTTACGAGGCAACCAGCGCAGGATTTGCAGCAGCACACCCAGGAGCCACAACCACAGATATCTACAATGCAATGTGGGCAGTAATGGAGGCAGGTGGTGCTCTTGGCAACGAAGTTGGACGCCTCGGACATGGACTTGGTTCGCAGCTAACAGAGTGGCCCTCTAACACCGCCACTGACAACACCCCACTCGTACCCGGAATGGTTATTACCCTGGAGCCGGGAATGACCTATGCCAAAGGTAAAGATATGGTCCACGAAGAAGACATTGTTATCACCGAAGATGGAGCAGAATGGCTTACCCGTCGTGCCAGCGAGCAGATTACCATTATCACATAG
- a CDS encoding YgeY family selenium metabolism-linked hydrolase has product MFNNIKDRSKFYAQNIYDFASTLIQTESFSGDEGRVAQLVAEKMRALDFDKVEIDEMGNVCGSVGHGPKLICVDAHMDVVGYGDEKQWHQSPTSGAQDEKNIYGRGAADMKASIASMLYAGKILKDLDLLEDFTYMVCTTVQEEPCEGLAWEFLIEKKGLQPDFVILAEPSNDEISLAQKGRMEFKISVSGLSAHASTPHKGKNAIYKMARIITELEQLNDNLEIEDPELGKGTLVVSEISAHAPSRCSVADYCEISIDRRLTWGESPKYALDQVKQLPAVQEAEARVEFFTFSEPSYTGKPCQKECIFPAWKLEKEHRITKSALMAYRELFAKEGTLTTWPFSTNGVGIMGKHQIPVIGYGPGTLDACHVPNEYVAKEQVLKATQMYAAIPIIYLQKK; this is encoded by the coding sequence ATGTTTAATAATATTAAGGATCGCAGCAAATTCTACGCACAGAATATCTACGATTTCGCAAGTACCCTTATCCAGACAGAAAGCTTTTCTGGAGATGAAGGCCGGGTCGCACAGCTTGTTGCCGAAAAGATGAGGGCCCTTGATTTCGACAAGGTTGAAATCGACGAAATGGGCAATGTTTGTGGTTCGGTAGGACATGGCCCCAAACTCATCTGCGTCGATGCCCATATGGATGTTGTGGGATATGGAGACGAAAAGCAGTGGCATCAATCCCCCACCTCCGGCGCTCAGGATGAAAAGAACATTTATGGCCGTGGCGCCGCCGATATGAAGGCATCCATCGCCTCGATGCTCTATGCCGGGAAAATCCTCAAGGACTTAGATCTGCTAGAGGATTTTACCTATATGGTTTGTACTACTGTCCAGGAAGAGCCATGTGAAGGCCTTGCCTGGGAGTTTTTAATCGAAAAAAAAGGATTGCAACCAGACTTTGTTATCCTTGCCGAACCAAGTAATGATGAAATTTCTCTGGCTCAAAAAGGGCGGATGGAATTTAAGATCTCTGTATCCGGTCTCAGTGCCCATGCATCTACCCCACACAAGGGTAAGAATGCTATCTACAAAATGGCACGCATCATAACTGAACTTGAACAGTTAAACGACAATCTAGAAATAGAAGACCCAGAACTCGGTAAAGGCACCCTTGTTGTTTCAGAAATTTCTGCCCATGCGCCATCCCGCTGCTCCGTTGCCGATTATTGCGAAATATCAATTGACCGCAGACTTACCTGGGGAGAATCACCAAAATACGCTCTCGATCAGGTAAAACAACTCCCGGCAGTACAAGAGGCCGAAGCGCGAGTTGAGTTTTTCACCTTTTCAGAACCTTCTTATACGGGAAAACCATGCCAGAAAGAGTGCATCTTCCCCGCCTGGAAACTCGAAAAAGAACACAGGATAACCAAATCTGCACTGATGGCCTACCGAGAACTCTTCGCGAAAGAAGGAACCCTGACTACATGGCCATTTTCAACTAACGGCGTTGGTATCATGGGCAAACATCAAATACCCGTTATTGGTTATGGTCCTGGCACTCTGGATGCCTGCCATGTGCCCAACGAATATGTAGCAAAAGAGCAGGTTCTTAAGGCAACCCAAATGTATGCCGCAATTCCAATAATCTATTTACAAAAAAAATAA